In Acidimicrobiales bacterium, a single window of DNA contains:
- a CDS encoding maleylpyruvate isomerase family mycothiol-dependent enzyme, translated as MATIVDRDLTVRLLTEQFSALGDLYSGLSAEQWELPTCLPGWSVRDQLTHLLGTEASLLGEPMPDVDVSGFEHLRNPIAQANEAWVESVRATPPADVLARWRDVTGRRLEALGAMSQADFDAPSWTPAGPDETYGRFMRIRHYDCFVHEHDARAAVGAPDRDDPDHVRSALDEVATGIGYIVGRKAGMPVGTRIRIDLTGSVDQTYFVDIPERARVVDELDGEPTVGLRLPTMLWLRLTAGRQQAEPHLGSDILLSGDEDLARQLATHLAFTI; from the coding sequence ATGGCCACCATCGTCGACCGTGACCTCACCGTCCGCCTCCTCACCGAGCAGTTCTCGGCGCTGGGCGACCTGTACTCGGGGCTCTCCGCCGAGCAGTGGGAGCTGCCCACCTGCCTGCCCGGTTGGTCCGTGCGCGACCAGCTCACCCACCTCCTCGGCACCGAGGCCTCGCTGCTCGGCGAGCCGATGCCCGACGTCGACGTCTCCGGCTTCGAGCACCTGCGCAACCCCATCGCCCAGGCCAACGAGGCATGGGTCGAGAGCGTGCGGGCGACGCCCCCGGCCGACGTGCTCGCCCGGTGGCGGGACGTGACCGGCCGCCGCCTCGAGGCCCTCGGCGCCATGAGCCAGGCGGACTTCGACGCCCCCTCGTGGACGCCGGCCGGCCCGGACGAGACGTACGGCCGCTTCATGCGCATCCGCCACTACGACTGCTTCGTGCACGAGCACGATGCCCGCGCCGCGGTCGGGGCGCCCGACCGCGACGACCCCGACCACGTGCGGTCGGCGCTCGACGAGGTGGCCACCGGCATCGGCTACATCGTGGGCCGCAAGGCGGGAATGCCCGTCGGAACGCGGATCCGGATCGACCTGACCGGTTCGGTGGACCAGACCTACTTCGTCGACATCCCCGAGCGGGCCCGGGTGGTGGACGAGCTCGACGGCGAGCCCACCGTCGGCCTCCGCCTGCCCACGATGCTGTGGCTGCGCCTCACCGCCGGCCGCCAGCAGGCCGAGCCGCACCTGGGGTCGGACATACTGCTGTCGGGTGACGAGGACCTCGCCCGCCAGCTCGCCACCCATCTCGCCTTCACCATCTGA
- a CDS encoding arylsulfatase translates to MPTNETFESFEPFEGVIGRTLADSTPWWPTPPHPGPDAPNVVVVLIDDLGYSHFGCYGSDIDTPNIDRLAAGGLQYTNFHVTPVCSPTRAALLTGRNHHEVGMRSISNFSSGFPHMRGHITNHATTMAEVLRDEGYTTFAVGKWHLCAMENASAAGPYDQWPCQRGFDRFYGFMEGETDQFHPELVYDNHMVEPPATPEEGYHLSEDLVDHAIGFVHDTVSIRPDRPFFLYLAFGATHAPHQAPASYLEKYRGRYDEGWDVARERWFAKQVERGLVPEGTELAPRNPGVEPWDELPENQRLLAARLQEAYAAFLDHTDDQIGRVVDELEALGQLDNTIIVVLSDNGASQEGGPFGVMHEMKFFNFLIETPDEAVKRLDDIGGPNSHANYPWGWAQAGNAPFKWYKQNTHEGGVHVPFIVHWPAGISDAGGVRDQFHWVNDVAPTIYEAVGTTAPEVYRGYEQIPVTGTSMRYSFDDADAPSAKGVQYSEMMGHRAIYADGWKAVTRHTQGVPLDEDPWELYHYEVDRSECHDLAAEHPEKLAELVELWWREAEAHNVLPVDDRLIELFGTRFRDGSPHPESRRYTYYPPMTPLPAQVAAAIGGRSWDLEATIERPEGAGGVLYASGTANSGLSVFVQDDHLVFDYNCFGDHHVATSSVPVPTGRSVVGVRFRRAGSEADATLVIDGAEVGELHLPFAMRIMSSVGPSVAYDHGSPVSDRYAGEFAFEGRLERVDIALVTPGGDGAAARVEAAEDAATDERSTMSRQ, encoded by the coding sequence ATGCCGACCAACGAGACGTTCGAGTCGTTCGAGCCGTTCGAGGGGGTGATCGGCCGGACCCTGGCCGACTCCACCCCGTGGTGGCCCACCCCGCCCCACCCGGGACCGGACGCCCCCAACGTCGTGGTCGTGCTCATCGACGACCTGGGGTACTCGCACTTCGGGTGCTACGGGTCCGACATCGACACCCCCAACATCGACCGCCTGGCCGCCGGAGGCCTGCAGTACACGAACTTCCACGTCACCCCGGTCTGCTCCCCCACCCGGGCGGCGCTCTTGACCGGCCGCAACCACCACGAGGTCGGCATGCGCTCGATCTCGAACTTCTCGAGCGGCTTCCCGCACATGCGCGGCCACATCACCAACCACGCCACGACGATGGCCGAGGTGCTCCGCGACGAGGGCTACACCACCTTCGCGGTCGGCAAGTGGCACCTGTGCGCCATGGAGAACGCCTCGGCCGCCGGCCCCTACGACCAGTGGCCGTGCCAGCGGGGCTTCGACCGCTTCTACGGCTTCATGGAGGGCGAGACCGACCAGTTCCACCCCGAGCTGGTCTACGACAACCACATGGTCGAGCCCCCGGCCACGCCCGAGGAGGGCTACCACCTCAGCGAGGACCTGGTCGACCACGCCATCGGCTTCGTGCACGACACCGTGTCGATCCGCCCCGACCGACCCTTCTTCCTCTACCTCGCCTTCGGCGCCACCCACGCCCCCCACCAGGCGCCGGCCTCCTACCTGGAGAAGTACCGGGGCCGCTACGACGAGGGCTGGGACGTCGCCCGTGAGCGCTGGTTCGCCAAGCAGGTCGAGCGGGGCCTCGTGCCCGAGGGCACCGAGCTGGCCCCCCGCAACCCCGGGGTCGAGCCGTGGGACGAGCTGCCCGAGAACCAGCGCCTTCTGGCCGCCCGTCTCCAGGAGGCGTACGCGGCGTTCCTCGACCACACCGACGACCAGATCGGGCGCGTCGTCGACGAGCTCGAGGCGCTCGGCCAGCTCGACAACACCATCATCGTGGTGCTCTCGGACAACGGGGCCAGCCAGGAGGGCGGCCCCTTCGGCGTCATGCACGAGATGAAGTTCTTCAACTTCCTGATCGAGACCCCGGACGAGGCGGTGAAGCGCCTCGACGACATCGGCGGCCCGAACAGCCACGCCAACTACCCATGGGGCTGGGCCCAGGCCGGCAACGCCCCGTTCAAGTGGTACAAGCAGAACACCCACGAGGGCGGCGTCCACGTGCCCTTCATCGTCCACTGGCCGGCCGGCATCAGCGACGCCGGCGGGGTGCGCGACCAGTTCCACTGGGTCAACGACGTGGCGCCCACCATCTACGAGGCCGTCGGCACCACCGCCCCGGAGGTGTACCGGGGCTACGAGCAGATCCCCGTCACGGGAACCTCGATGCGCTATTCGTTCGACGACGCCGACGCGCCCAGTGCGAAGGGCGTGCAGTACTCCGAGATGATGGGCCACCGGGCCATCTACGCCGACGGCTGGAAGGCGGTGACCCGCCACACCCAGGGCGTCCCCCTCGACGAGGACCCGTGGGAGCTCTACCACTACGAGGTGGACCGCTCCGAGTGCCACGACCTCGCCGCCGAGCACCCAGAGAAGCTCGCGGAGCTGGTCGAGCTGTGGTGGCGGGAGGCGGAGGCGCACAACGTCCTGCCCGTCGACGACCGCCTCATCGAGCTCTTCGGCACCCGCTTCCGGGACGGCTCCCCCCACCCAGAGAGCCGTCGGTACACCTATTACCCGCCCATGACCCCGCTGCCCGCCCAGGTGGCCGCCGCCATCGGTGGGCGCAGCTGGGACCTCGAGGCCACCATCGAGCGCCCCGAGGGCGCCGGCGGCGTGCTGTACGCCAGCGGCACCGCCAACTCCGGCCTGTCGGTGTTCGTCCAGGACGACCACCTGGTGTTCGACTACAACTGCTTCGGCGACCACCACGTGGCCACGTCGAGCGTGCCCGTGCCCACCGGACGGTCGGTGGTGGGGGTCCGCTTCCGACGCGCCGGTAGCGAGGCCGACGCCACCCTCGTCATCGATGGGGCCGAGGTCGGCGAGCTGCACCTGCCTTTCGCCATGCGCATCATGAGCAGCGTCGGCCCCAGCGTGGCCTACGACCACGGCTCGCCCGTGAGCGATCGCTACGCGGGCGAGTTCGCCTTCGAAGGGCGCCTCGAGCGGGTGGACATCGCCCTGGTCACCCCCGGCGGCGACGGTGCCGCGGCGCGGGTCGAGGCCGCGGAGGACGCCGCCACCGACGAGCGCTCGACGATGTCGCGCCAGTGA
- a CDS encoding TetR/AcrR family transcriptional regulator, with product MSTPTTRSPATATDDGAVETTSVDGRTARRDRNRDAVLDAVIELFTEGQVELVAADVAERSGVSLRSVYRYFDDLEALARAAIARQTERFAPLAALADDRSGTLDERIDRIVDVRLRLYEAVGATRRAAIQRAASNPILADQLERTRVLLDRQVEALFAPELDALDPKVRATVAPALDLLLTFESYDQLRRTRRLSGAETRRVLRATLARLLT from the coding sequence ATGAGCACACCCACGACCCGATCCCCTGCGACCGCCACCGACGATGGCGCCGTCGAGACCACGAGCGTCGACGGCCGCACGGCGCGTCGCGACCGGAACCGGGACGCCGTGCTCGACGCCGTCATCGAGCTCTTCACCGAGGGTCAGGTCGAGCTGGTGGCCGCCGACGTGGCCGAGCGGTCGGGCGTCTCGCTGCGGTCGGTGTACCGCTACTTCGACGACCTCGAGGCCCTGGCCCGGGCGGCAATCGCCCGCCAGACCGAGCGCTTCGCCCCCTTGGCCGCACTGGCCGACGATCGCAGCGGCACCCTCGACGAGCGCATCGACCGCATCGTCGACGTCCGTCTGCGCCTCTACGAGGCCGTGGGCGCCACCCGGCGGGCCGCCATCCAACGGGCCGCCTCGAACCCCATCCTTGCCGACCAGCTCGAGCGCACCCGGGTCCTGCTCGACCGCCAGGTCGAGGCGCTGTTCGCCCCCGAGCTCGACGCCCTGGACCCGAAGGTCCGGGCCACCGTCGCGCCGGCGCTCGACCTCCTGCTCACCTTCGAGTCCTACGACCAGCTCCGCCGCACCCGTCGCCTGAGCGGCGCCGAGACGCGCCGCGTCCTGCGCGCCACGCTCGCCCGCCTGCTCACCTGA
- a CDS encoding DsbA family protein — translation MTEAPPPVPSAAPTSVAFHFDIMCPYAYQTSIWMRTVRDALDLDVAWRFFSLEDINREEGKKHPWERPWSYGWSMMRIGALLRRIDMDLLDRWYLAAGTALHVDGRKPHRPEVAEALLVELGLDPAYVQEAIDDPTTHDEVMADYQFVVERGGWGVPTLVFEDDQTFFGPVLIDPPAGAAAVRLWDLVLGWREFPHVYELQRPKRREDIAAIATAFRPYLEARDWISIQKETP, via the coding sequence GTGACCGAAGCGCCGCCGCCCGTGCCGTCCGCCGCGCCGACATCGGTCGCGTTCCACTTCGACATCATGTGCCCCTACGCCTACCAGACGTCGATCTGGATGCGGACGGTGCGCGACGCGCTCGACCTCGATGTCGCCTGGCGCTTCTTCAGCCTCGAGGACATCAACCGCGAGGAGGGCAAGAAGCACCCGTGGGAGCGGCCGTGGTCGTACGGGTGGTCGATGATGCGCATCGGGGCACTGCTGCGCCGCATCGACATGGACCTGCTCGACCGCTGGTACCTGGCGGCGGGCACGGCACTGCACGTCGACGGGCGCAAGCCCCATCGGCCCGAGGTGGCCGAGGCGCTGCTGGTGGAACTGGGCCTCGACCCCGCCTACGTCCAGGAGGCCATCGACGACCCGACCACCCACGACGAGGTGATGGCCGACTACCAGTTCGTGGTCGAGCGGGGCGGGTGGGGCGTGCCGACCCTCGTGTTCGAGGACGACCAGACCTTCTTCGGGCCGGTCCTGATCGACCCGCCGGCCGGCGCCGCCGCGGTGCGCCTGTGGGACCTCGTCCTCGGCTGGCGGGAGTTCCCCCACGTCTACGAGCTGCAACGGCCGAAGCGACGAGAGGACATCGCCGCCATCGCCACCGCGTTCCGCCCGTATCTCGAAGCCCGAGACTGGATCAGCATCCAGAAGGAGACCCCCTGA
- a CDS encoding alpha/beta fold hydrolase — protein MTTSIAPHHGTFSWEGRRLAYEEYGEGDQVLLYMHGILMDSEMNRDLAAALAARGHRVVLLDLLGHGQSDKPTHASEYRMDTYAHQVAACLDHLGVEEAVIGGVSLGANVALQVAVRAPGRVTALVLEMPVLEWAVPAAAMLFTPLVLGLHYARPLFTGLAAVARRFPDTPIAALNSTVRGFSSSPDVLAAVLHGVLVGPVAPSADERGHIKAPTLVIAHKRDLIHPFSDAENLVEQLPDADLLSAHSSAELRLFPERLTGEIASFLDRV, from the coding sequence ATGACCACGTCGATCGCGCCCCATCACGGCACCTTCTCCTGGGAGGGCCGCCGCCTCGCCTACGAGGAGTACGGCGAGGGCGACCAGGTGCTGCTGTACATGCACGGGATCCTCATGGACTCCGAGATGAACCGCGACCTCGCCGCCGCCCTCGCGGCCCGGGGCCACCGAGTGGTGCTGCTCGACCTGCTCGGCCACGGGCAGAGCGACAAGCCCACCCACGCCAGCGAGTACCGGATGGACACCTACGCCCACCAGGTGGCGGCCTGTCTCGACCACCTCGGGGTCGAGGAGGCCGTGATCGGGGGCGTGTCGCTGGGCGCCAACGTCGCCCTGCAGGTGGCCGTGCGCGCCCCCGGCCGGGTGACGGCGCTGGTGCTCGAGATGCCCGTGCTCGAGTGGGCCGTGCCCGCTGCGGCGATGCTCTTCACGCCCCTCGTGCTCGGCCTGCACTACGCCCGGCCGTTGTTCACCGGCCTCGCCGCCGTGGCCCGCCGCTTCCCGGACACGCCCATCGCCGCCCTCAACAGCACCGTGCGAGGGTTCTCGTCGTCCCCCGACGTGCTGGCCGCCGTGCTGCACGGTGTGCTCGTCGGGCCCGTGGCACCGTCGGCCGACGAGCGGGGCCACATCAAGGCCCCCACCCTGGTGATCGCCCACAAGCGCGACCTCATCCACCCGTTCTCCGACGCCGAGAACCTCGTCGAGCAGCTCCCCGACGCCGACCTCCTCTCCGCCCACAGCTCCGCCGAGCTGCGCCTCTTCCCCGAGCGCCTCACCGGCGAGATCGCGTCCTTCCTCGACCGCGTCTGA
- a CDS encoding aspartate aminotransferase family protein, whose product MIGPGDYPDRAALETAFAAHVDPGKVDIWRMGGLQLVMGDREGARFQDAYSGRWFYNCHCNGGVFNLGHRNPRVLAAVQAAMGHADIGNHHLVSPYRAAAAERLAATTDGALPGVVFSVGGGEAVDLALKLARAHTGRNTIVSVEGAYHGHTGLALAAGAGSERALFHNELPGFAKVPYNDLDAMVAAVDERTAAVILEAIPATAGFPMPEPGYLAGVRAACDAVGALLVIDEVQTGLGRTGTTWYVQQEGVTPDALVTGKGLSGGVYPIAATLLSADLHRFFGEHPFSQVSTYGGADLGCVAAAEVCDIIGEPGFAERVQAVGAHLEASFADLPFGVRRRGMLLGLEFAEEHGAMTAMKRLFDAGLYAFFASFDPRVLQFKPPLTATDDDVEAIVAIVRGTFGTSAD is encoded by the coding sequence GTGATCGGACCCGGCGACTATCCCGATCGAGCGGCACTGGAGACGGCCTTCGCCGCCCACGTCGACCCCGGCAAGGTCGACATCTGGCGCATGGGCGGGCTCCAGCTCGTGATGGGCGATCGCGAGGGCGCCCGCTTCCAGGACGCGTACTCGGGCCGCTGGTTCTACAACTGCCACTGCAACGGCGGCGTGTTCAACCTGGGCCACCGCAACCCCCGGGTCCTCGCCGCGGTCCAGGCGGCGATGGGCCACGCCGACATCGGCAACCACCACCTGGTCAGCCCCTACCGGGCGGCGGCGGCCGAGCGCCTGGCCGCCACCACCGACGGCGCCCTCCCCGGCGTGGTGTTCTCCGTCGGCGGCGGTGAAGCCGTCGACCTCGCGCTCAAGCTGGCGCGGGCCCACACCGGGCGGAACACCATCGTGTCGGTCGAGGGCGCCTACCACGGCCACACCGGCCTCGCCCTCGCGGCCGGCGCCGGCAGCGAGCGGGCGCTGTTCCACAACGAGCTTCCGGGCTTCGCCAAGGTCCCCTACAACGACCTCGACGCCATGGTCGCGGCCGTCGACGAGCGCACGGCCGCGGTCATCCTCGAGGCCATCCCCGCCACCGCCGGCTTCCCGATGCCCGAGCCCGGTTACCTCGCCGGCGTGCGCGCCGCGTGCGACGCTGTCGGTGCGCTGCTCGTGATCGACGAGGTGCAGACCGGCCTCGGCCGCACCGGTACCACCTGGTACGTGCAGCAGGAGGGCGTCACCCCGGACGCCCTCGTCACCGGCAAGGGCCTCTCCGGCGGCGTGTACCCCATCGCCGCCACCCTGCTCAGCGCCGACCTGCACCGGTTCTTCGGCGAGCACCCCTTCTCCCAGGTCTCCACCTACGGCGGCGCCGATCTCGGGTGCGTCGCCGCCGCCGAGGTGTGCGACATCATCGGTGAGCCCGGCTTCGCCGAGCGCGTCCAGGCCGTCGGCGCCCATTTGGAGGCGTCGTTCGCCGACCTCCCCTTCGGGGTGCGCCGCCGGGGCATGCTCCTCGGCCTCGAGTTCGCCGAGGAGCACGGGGCCATGACCGCCATGAAGCGGCTCTTCGACGCCGGTCTCTACGCCTTCTTCGCCTCGTTCGACCCCCGGGTGCTCCAGTTCAAGCCGCCCCTCACCGCCACCGACGACGACGTCGAGGCCATCGTGGCCATCGTGCGGGGCACCTTCGGCACCAGCGCCGACTGA
- a CDS encoding bifunctional DNA primase/polymerase, which produces MLDAALAAAVRGWSVVPARVDPATGAVEALVDLEPAEHHRATADELRRWWRRHPAAGVGVVTGMLSGLLVVTVDETGGGDGTLAHLEDELGPLPATAEVRLAGRERQCWFRHEGPRVLSGPVAHGVSVQADGGGVVICPPSAHPAGDAYRWVPSEPPADAHLAAAPDWLLDLARHPRVERPPHLEQLHLPVDDLLTAPSPPSPHGATTLPLGPAVPVVGESRHQRELLELAGGRRPHGVDLAVTAELVPLPGNSHDPNPLGVRIHGVDVGRVVGDHADRCRPAVVAAIGRYGMATCAARIRGGWDHDRIDRGRFGVTLYLSPDLPADPPPG; this is translated from the coding sequence ATGCTGGACGCAGCCCTCGCCGCCGCGGTGCGCGGGTGGTCGGTGGTGCCGGCGCGGGTGGACCCGGCGACCGGCGCGGTGGAGGCGCTGGTCGACCTCGAGCCGGCCGAGCACCACCGGGCCACGGCCGACGAGCTGCGCCGTTGGTGGCGGCGCCACCCCGCGGCCGGGGTGGGGGTGGTCACCGGCATGCTCTCCGGGCTGCTGGTGGTGACCGTCGACGAGACCGGTGGGGGCGACGGCACCCTCGCACACCTCGAGGACGAGCTCGGCCCGCTGCCGGCCACCGCCGAGGTCCGTCTCGCCGGGAGGGAGCGCCAGTGCTGGTTCCGCCACGAGGGCCCTCGGGTCCTGAGCGGCCCGGTGGCCCACGGCGTGTCCGTGCAGGCCGACGGCGGCGGCGTCGTGATCTGCCCGCCGTCGGCCCATCCCGCGGGTGACGCCTACCGATGGGTGCCGTCCGAGCCTCCGGCCGACGCCCACCTCGCCGCCGCGCCCGACTGGCTCCTGGACCTGGCCCGCCACCCTCGGGTCGAGCGCCCCCCACACCTCGAGCAGCTGCACCTGCCGGTCGACGACCTGCTCACCGCGCCGTCGCCCCCCAGCCCCCACGGCGCCACGACCCTGCCCTTGGGCCCGGCCGTCCCGGTCGTGGGGGAGTCACGGCACCAGCGCGAGCTGCTCGAGCTGGCGGGGGGCCGCCGGCCCCACGGCGTGGACCTCGCGGTGACGGCCGAGCTCGTGCCCCTGCCCGGCAACAGCCACGACCCGAACCCGCTCGGGGTGCGGATCCACGGCGTGGACGTCGGCCGGGTGGTGGGGGACCACGCGGACCGTTGCCGGCCAGCGGTGGTGGCCGCCATCGGTCGCTACGGCATGGCCACCTGCGCCGCCCGGATCCGCGGCGGCTGGGACCACGACCGCATCGACCGCGGTCGCTTCGGCGTCACCCTGTACCTCTCGCCCGACCTCCCCGCCGACCCACCCCCCGGCTGA
- a CDS encoding sulfatase-like hydrolase/transferase → MTDHATNNGNGRTPAGGTTPIGAADGRPDVVVILTDQERAVPPYEAPEVLAWRERALPGHRWFDEHGVSFRRHYTGSLACVPSRPTIFTGQYPDVHGVTQTDGLGKRADDSRMRWLREGEVPTLGHWFRAAGYDTHYDGKWHITHADLHDPETGGSLATNTDDGTPIPEGVQAYLDADCLDPFGFSGWVGPEPHGSKIADCGVRRDPLIADRVVAWLEDRYARRRAGDTDALKPFLLVASFVNPHDVVLYPVWRRKNPLDPSPLDPPDVPPAPTADEDLRTKPAAQIAYRDAYYTGYGLAPGMKRLYTKGAQLYRNLYYRLHAEVDTPLDRVRKAVTDGGSAEAVLLLSADHGDLLGAHGGLHQKWYQLYDECTRVPFSIARIGERATTATVVDDLATSHVDIVPTLLAAAGIDEAAVAEELRPDFTELHPLPGRDLTPLVDGDDAARRDAEARAVYLMTRDHILEGDTGTSAVGRLFGFDEHAPLPLRIALPAHVGSNFEGLVARVPEDVAAGGAGHLWKIVRTFDDPAAWSEPHERQRAANGPGGTTHRDAPLADEWELYDLEADAVEADNRAKDPAAAAVLAHLRERLADERTRSVPERNTPWPYAISAAHDAKRPPLPARLLRKGLQRLGMHPEDEVEPDHHLDVAGRRALVVCTNHGVLDIGKATGVYASEMTVPYYAFLDAGMDVDVASPLGGTIPVDPLSLKPVLRSPADDRFLADETLKGKVSDSLAVGELDMDRYDLVYLAGGWGAAFDFGFSDELAAKVTEANAAGKVIGGVCHGPLGLRNATTPDGRPLVEGRKVTAVTDKQVQELGIESTPHHPETELRSMGADFESEHAFRDPFANHWVVDGNLVTGQNQNAGPMVAREMMALLAAQDHAADEDLAAAH, encoded by the coding sequence ATGACCGATCACGCGACCAACAACGGCAACGGCCGTACCCCCGCCGGTGGCACCACCCCGATCGGCGCCGCCGACGGCCGCCCCGACGTCGTGGTCATCCTCACCGATCAGGAGCGGGCCGTTCCGCCCTACGAGGCGCCCGAGGTGCTGGCGTGGCGCGAACGTGCCCTCCCCGGTCACCGTTGGTTCGACGAGCACGGCGTGAGCTTCCGGCGTCACTACACGGGGTCTCTGGCCTGTGTGCCGAGCCGTCCCACGATCTTCACGGGGCAGTACCCCGACGTCCACGGCGTGACCCAGACCGACGGGCTCGGCAAGCGGGCCGACGACTCGCGCATGCGCTGGCTCCGCGAGGGCGAGGTGCCCACTCTGGGGCACTGGTTCCGCGCCGCGGGCTACGACACCCACTACGACGGCAAGTGGCACATCACCCACGCCGACCTGCACGACCCCGAGACCGGCGGCTCGCTGGCCACCAACACCGACGACGGCACGCCCATCCCCGAAGGCGTCCAGGCGTACCTCGACGCCGACTGTCTCGATCCCTTCGGCTTCTCCGGCTGGGTCGGCCCCGAGCCCCACGGATCCAAGATCGCCGACTGCGGCGTGCGTCGCGATCCGCTCATCGCCGACCGGGTGGTTGCCTGGCTGGAGGATCGTTACGCCCGTCGCCGCGCCGGCGACACCGACGCACTCAAGCCCTTCCTGCTCGTGGCCAGCTTCGTGAACCCCCACGACGTGGTGCTGTACCCCGTGTGGCGGCGGAAGAACCCGCTCGACCCGTCCCCCCTCGACCCGCCCGACGTCCCGCCGGCCCCGACCGCCGACGAGGACCTCCGCACCAAGCCGGCGGCCCAGATCGCCTACCGCGACGCGTACTACACGGGCTACGGGCTCGCCCCGGGGATGAAGCGCCTCTACACCAAGGGCGCGCAGCTCTACCGGAACCTCTACTACCGGCTGCACGCCGAGGTCGACACTCCCCTCGACCGGGTGCGCAAGGCCGTCACCGATGGTGGCTCGGCTGAGGCGGTGCTGCTGCTCAGTGCGGACCACGGCGACCTGCTCGGGGCCCACGGCGGGCTGCACCAGAAGTGGTACCAGCTGTACGACGAGTGCACCCGGGTGCCGTTCTCGATCGCCCGCATCGGCGAGCGGGCCACCACGGCCACCGTCGTCGACGACCTGGCCACCTCCCACGTCGACATCGTGCCGACCCTGCTCGCCGCGGCGGGCATCGACGAGGCCGCGGTGGCCGAGGAGCTCCGCCCGGACTTCACCGAGCTGCACCCGCTGCCCGGCCGGGACCTCACGCCCCTGGTGGACGGGGACGACGCCGCCCGCCGAGACGCCGAGGCCCGCGCCGTGTACCTGATGACCCGCGACCACATCCTCGAGGGCGACACCGGGACCTCCGCCGTCGGTCGCCTGTTCGGCTTCGACGAGCACGCCCCCCTGCCGTTGCGTATCGCCCTGCCCGCCCACGTGGGCTCGAACTTCGAGGGCCTCGTCGCCCGCGTGCCCGAGGACGTCGCCGCCGGCGGCGCCGGCCACCTCTGGAAGATCGTCCGCACCTTCGACGACCCCGCCGCCTGGAGCGAGCCCCACGAGCGCCAGCGGGCGGCCAACGGCCCCGGTGGCACGACCCACCGGGACGCACCCCTCGCCGACGAGTGGGAGCTCTACGACCTCGAGGCCGACGCGGTCGAGGCCGACAACCGGGCCAAGGATCCGGCCGCGGCCGCCGTCCTCGCCCACCTCCGTGAGCGCCTGGCCGACGAGCGCACCCGCTCGGTGCCCGAGCGCAACACCCCCTGGCCCTACGCCATCAGCGCCGCCCACGACGCCAAGCGCCCGCCGTTGCCGGCCCGCCTGCTGCGCAAGGGCCTCCAGCGCCTGGGCATGCACCCCGAGGACGAGGTCGAGCCCGACCACCACCTCGACGTGGCCGGACGGCGCGCCCTCGTCGTCTGCACGAACCACGGCGTGCTCGACATCGGCAAGGCCACGGGCGTGTACGCCTCCGAGATGACGGTGCCGTACTACGCCTTCCTCGACGCCGGCATGGACGTCGACGTCGCCAGCCCCCTCGGCGGCACCATCCCCGTCGACCCGCTCTCGCTCAAGCCGGTCCTGCGGAGCCCGGCCGACGACCGTTTCCTCGCCGACGAGACCCTGAAGGGCAAGGTGTCCGACTCGCTCGCGGTGGGCGAGCTGGACATGGACCGGTACGACCTCGTCTACCTGGCCGGGGGCTGGGGGGCGGCGTTCGACTTCGGGTTCTCCGACGAGCTCGCTGCCAAGGTCACCGAGGCCAACGCCGCCGGCAAGGTCATCGGCGGCGTCTGCCACGGGCCGCTCGGCCTGCGCAACGCCACGACGCCCGACGGCCGCCCGCTGGTCGAAGGGCGCAAGGTCACGGCCGTCACGGACAAGCAGGTGCAGGAGCTGGGCATCGAGTCCACGCCGCACCACCCGGAGACCGAGCTGCGGTCCATGGGCGCCGACTTCGAGTCAGAGCACGCCTTCCGTGACCCCTTCGCCAACCACTGGGTGGTCGACGGCAACCTCGTGACCGGCCAGAACCAGAACGCGGGCCCCATGGTCGCCCGCGAGATGATGGCCCTCTTGGCGGCGCAGGACCACGCTGCCGACGAGGACCTCGCCGCCGCCCACTGA